One Methanobrevibacter sp. genomic window carries:
- a CDS encoding Mrp/NBP35 family ATP-binding protein → MILMAHGHGHGGQMTPEQQKQMIEQELKISKHLSNIKYKIAVMSGKGGVGKSTVAANLAEAFNKKGYKTGILDADIHGPNIPKMLGVEGYYVSIDDEGLMVPVKSESGVDVMSMAFLLEDKSQPIIWRGPQKTGTIKQLIADVNWGNLDVLIIDNPPGTGDEPLTVLQTIPGIDAVVMVTTPNDVSQDDVVKCVNMVKMLNIKNIGLVENMAYFTCPHCDEPVKMFGENQGAEFAEEMGIEFLGDVPLTPRVADSANLGKAIVNLNANSEIGEKFMFIASEIEKDFLDEKD, encoded by the coding sequence ATGATATTAATGGCGCATGGTCATGGTCATGGGGGTCAAATGACTCCGGAACAACAAAAACAAATGATTGAACAAGAGCTTAAAATTTCAAAACATCTTAGCAATATCAAATATAAAATTGCAGTAATGAGTGGTAAGGGAGGAGTAGGTAAATCTACCGTAGCTGCTAATCTTGCAGAAGCTTTTAACAAAAAGGGTTATAAAACAGGTATTTTGGATGCGGATATTCACGGACCAAATATTCCTAAAATGCTTGGTGTTGAGGGTTATTACGTAAGCATTGACGATGAGGGGCTAATGGTTCCTGTCAAATCCGAATCAGGTGTGGACGTAATGTCTATGGCATTTCTATTGGAAGACAAATCCCAGCCTATCATATGGAGAGGACCTCAGAAAACCGGTACCATTAAGCAGCTAATAGCTGATGTAAATTGGGGAAATCTTGATGTTCTCATTATTGACAACCCTCCTGGAACCGGGGATGAGCCTTTAACCGTTTTACAAACAATTCCTGGCATTGATGCTGTTGTTATGGTAACAACCCCTAACGACGTGTCTCAGGATGATGTTGTAAAGTGTGTGAATATGGTCAAGATGCTTAACATTAAAAACATCGGCTTGGTTGAGAATATGGCTTACTTCACCTGTCCTCACTGTGATGAGCCTGTTAAAATGTTTGGTGAAAATCAGGGAGCTGAATTTGCAGAGGAAATGGGCATTGAATTTTTAGGTGATGTTCCTTTAACTCCTAGAGTGGCTGATTCTGCAAATCTCGGTAAGGCTATCGTTAATCTTAACGCTAATTCTGAAATCGGCGAAAAGTTCATGTTTATTGCAAGTGAAATCGAAAAGGATTTCCTTGATGAAAAAGATTAA
- a CDS encoding DUF3800 domain-containing protein produces the protein MNNTFMYMKYYYIDESGDLGKSSKYFVIGGISTNDTKIS, from the coding sequence ATGAATAATACATTTATGTATATGAAGTATTACTATATAGATGAAAGTGGAGATTTAGGAAAATCTTCAAAATATTTTGTTATTGGAGGTATCTCAACAAACGATACTAAAATATCTTAA
- a CDS encoding DUF2207 domain-containing protein codes for MNKKIAALMIISLFLISACSSAFAEEDEDRNYYIGPIDLFIDVMDNGLLKITESYNYTFKGEYHGVYRDIPLKEGEKIENLKVKTKGAYSKVTTEQEDNVYKITVYLYSDSKMTKPIRDTDVIVNYTYDFKNTITKYNDIAELNYQPWGGAWEKSAFALTAHITFPTDEKIQYWINPLDAETNQSWNGSTLTIYSPYVDSDSYLEFRGIIPLNEFKDPVYVKKVNEDGKEKIINDQNDYVNKMNFKNTVINIYPLILAISLICPVIIYLKYGREPKVSYDAPYERELPDASKSPLFVDAMFSTKTDTGQVSDNGIQATIMKLINDNVIEIVDAEKKNMRLRLPEKYDNLDKYEQAIIRDLLMPYARDNIVDFKEMKKTFLYKENAEKFNKSLKAFKGDFYENEIMPVINDYFDNGGSVLFRIYCGILALLGFIGMIYAIIQSDPPMNLFLGGILFFILGCVLFAVPNRIPGRWTEEGMTEYKQWKAFKKFLKDFSLMKEHPPESVEIWNDYLIYATALGNAKAVNKAMKSVATVTEHDYGNLYRYSSFDGPALFTSVVQTSNSTVSGGHGGVGGGSGGGGGGAF; via the coding sequence ATGAACAAGAAGATTGCAGCATTAATGATAATTTCCCTGTTTCTAATCTCAGCATGTTCATCTGCATTTGCTGAAGAGGATGAAGACAGGAACTACTATATTGGACCCATAGACCTGTTTATAGACGTAATGGACAATGGGCTTTTGAAAATAACAGAATCCTACAACTATACATTTAAGGGAGAATACCATGGAGTTTACAGAGACATTCCCTTAAAGGAAGGGGAAAAAATCGAAAACTTGAAAGTGAAAACCAAAGGAGCATATTCAAAGGTAACTACAGAGCAGGAAGACAATGTGTATAAGATAACAGTCTATCTGTACTCAGATTCCAAAATGACCAAGCCAATAAGGGACACTGACGTCATTGTAAACTATACATACGATTTCAAGAACACCATAACAAAGTACAATGACATTGCAGAGCTGAACTACCAGCCTTGGGGAGGAGCATGGGAAAAGTCAGCGTTTGCACTGACAGCCCACATAACATTCCCAACAGACGAAAAAATCCAGTACTGGATAAATCCGTTGGATGCTGAGACAAACCAGAGCTGGAACGGAAGCACACTGACAATATATTCACCATACGTGGATTCCGACAGCTATCTGGAATTCAGAGGAATCATACCGTTGAATGAATTTAAAGATCCTGTCTATGTCAAAAAGGTTAATGAGGACGGAAAGGAAAAGATTATCAATGACCAGAATGACTATGTTAACAAGATGAACTTTAAAAACACTGTTATCAACATCTACCCCCTAATTCTGGCCATTAGCCTGATTTGTCCAGTGATAATCTATCTGAAATACGGCAGGGAGCCTAAGGTCAGCTATGATGCTCCATATGAACGCGAATTGCCCGATGCATCAAAATCACCGTTATTTGTAGATGCAATGTTCTCTACAAAAACCGATACAGGACAGGTCAGCGACAATGGAATCCAGGCCACAATAATGAAGCTGATAAATGACAATGTGATTGAAATTGTGGATGCTGAAAAGAAAAACATGAGATTGCGCTTGCCTGAAAAATACGATAATCTTGACAAGTACGAACAGGCAATAATTAGAGACCTCCTGATGCCATATGCAAGAGACAATATCGTTGATTTCAAGGAAATGAAGAAGACATTCCTATATAAGGAAAACGCTGAAAAATTCAATAAAAGCTTGAAGGCATTTAAGGGAGACTTTTATGAGAATGAAATAATGCCTGTCATTAATGACTACTTTGACAATGGGGGAAGCGTCCTCTTCAGGATTTACTGCGGAATATTGGCACTATTGGGATTCATTGGAATGATATATGCAATCATACAATCAGATCCACCAATGAACCTGTTTTTAGGAGGAATCCTGTTCTTCATTTTGGGATGTGTACTTTTTGCAGTGCCTAACAGGATTCCTGGAAGATGGACAGAGGAAGGAATGACTGAATACAAGCAATGGAAAGCGTTTAAAAAATTCTTGAAGGACTTTTCATTAATGAAGGAACACCCTCCAGAGTCTGTTGAAATATGGAACGATTATCTGATATATGCAACAGCCCTTGGAAATGCAAAGGCAGTGAACAAGGCCATGAAATCAGTAGCTACTGTTACTGAACATGACTATGGAAATCTATACAGATACAGTTCATTCGACGGACCTGCACTGTTCACAAGTGTTGTTCAGACAAGTAACAGTACAGTAAGCGGAGGCCACGGCGGTGTCGGCGGCGGTTCCGGTGGTGGAGGTGGAGGTGCATTCTAG
- a CDS encoding HIRAN domain-containing protein translates to MSLQKVDSEMATTIKLIHNSGKIASLLEDIFLIRVYVAGSYYYIFEDSIVDELEEGNDVRLMREANNEHDKKAIMMLHKGKKIGYVPRKHNTILSNLMDSGKMLYGRINTIGHGDYDSVDIMVDIFLKE, encoded by the coding sequence ATGTCCCTACAGAAGGTAGACTCAGAAATGGCCACAACCATCAAGCTGATTCACAACAGCGGAAAGATAGCATCCCTTCTTGAGGACATATTCCTGATAAGGGTTTATGTTGCAGGCAGCTATTACTACATATTCGAGGATTCGATAGTGGACGAGCTGGAAGAGGGAAATGACGTGCGCCTCATGAGGGAAGCCAACAACGAGCACGACAAAAAAGCTATTATGATGCTTCATAAGGGCAAAAAAATAGGCTACGTTCCAAGAAAGCACAACACAATACTGTCAAATCTCATGGACAGTGGAAAGATGCTCTACGGCAGGATAAACACAATCGGGCATGGTGACTATGACAGCGTTGACATCATGGTGGACATCTTTCTCAAGGAATAA
- the dusB gene encoding tRNA dihydrouridine synthase DusB, translating to MKWKIGDVEIDNQVILAPMSGLCTPSFRHIIKSMGCGLIGTQMISTEAIKYGGGRTDELLYMTDYERPISIQLFGSDPNSFRIGAEYVYDHVKPDIIDINMGCPVKKVAIRSKSGSALLKNPKKVHDIVKAVVDTVDIPVTVKIRSGWDENSINAVEIGRIVENAGASAIAVHPRTRDQGYSGKADWSIIKDVKEELSIPVIGNGDVKSCYDAKRMIDETKCDAVMIGRGVLGNPWLIKECINYLDEGIEPEKISIEEKISVIKRHVELFLNDNDEDIAMRRMRNPVSNYLKYFPKNHDILEKLFKINTKDELFKLLDDYYTDLNHD from the coding sequence ATGAAATGGAAAATAGGGGATGTGGAAATTGACAATCAGGTGATTTTAGCACCAATGTCCGGACTATGTACTCCATCATTTAGACACATCATTAAATCCATGGGCTGCGGGTTGATTGGAACCCAAATGATCTCCACAGAGGCGATAAAATATGGAGGCGGAAGAACCGATGAGCTATTGTACATGACAGACTATGAAAGACCGATTTCAATACAGCTTTTTGGATCTGACCCAAATTCATTTAGGATAGGCGCAGAATATGTATATGACCATGTGAAACCTGACATTATTGACATTAATATGGGATGTCCGGTTAAGAAAGTGGCTATAAGGTCCAAATCAGGCAGTGCACTACTTAAAAATCCAAAAAAAGTCCATGACATAGTGAAAGCCGTTGTTGATACGGTTGACATTCCAGTAACGGTGAAAATTAGAAGCGGATGGGATGAAAATAGCATCAATGCTGTAGAAATTGGCAGGATTGTGGAAAACGCCGGTGCATCAGCTATTGCTGTTCATCCACGTACCAGAGATCAAGGATACTCTGGAAAAGCCGATTGGTCCATAATCAAGGATGTCAAAGAGGAATTGTCCATACCTGTTATAGGCAATGGCGATGTTAAATCATGTTATGATGCTAAAAGAATGATAGATGAAACAAAATGCGATGCTGTAATGATTGGAAGGGGTGTCCTTGGAAATCCATGGCTGATTAAAGAGTGCATTAACTATCTTGATGAAGGCATTGAACCTGAAAAAATAAGCATTGAAGAGAAAATTAGTGTAATCAAAAGACATGTGGAATTGTTCCTAAATGATAATGATGAAGATATAGCAATGCGCAGAATGAGAAATCCGGTTTCCAATTATCTTAAATACTTTCCGAAAAACCATGATATCCTAGAAAAGCTCTTTAAAATAAATACCAAGGATGAACTCTTTAAATTATTAGATGACTACTATACTGATTTAAACCACGATTAA
- the rbr gene encoding rubrerythrin, which yields MVDEKLKGTKTEKNLKAAIAGESGARVKYELYADKAEADGYNQIAEIFREASFNERQHALIWTQFLNGGELPSTVDNLEDSIACENHEWTHMYKGFAEDAAEEGFDILAAKFRMMANIEAMHEERYIKLLENIKEDQVFSKNEEEEWICENCGFTFKGKEAPQMCPVCGYSQAFFEIRAKNY from the coding sequence ATGGTTGATGAGAAATTAAAAGGTACAAAAACAGAAAAAAACCTAAAGGCAGCAATCGCCGGTGAATCTGGTGCACGTGTTAAGTATGAATTATATGCTGATAAGGCAGAAGCTGATGGTTACAATCAGATAGCTGAGATTTTCAGGGAAGCTTCTTTCAATGAAAGACAGCATGCATTGATCTGGACTCAATTCCTCAATGGTGGTGAGCTTCCAAGCACTGTTGATAATCTTGAAGATTCAATTGCCTGTGAAAACCATGAATGGACCCATATGTATAAGGGTTTTGCAGAAGATGCCGCTGAAGAGGGCTTTGATATTTTGGCTGCAAAATTCAGGATGATGGCTAACATTGAAGCGATGCATGAAGAGCGTTATATTAAACTTTTAGAAAACATTAAAGAAGATCAGGTCTTTTCCAAAAATGAAGAGGAAGAATGGATCTGTGAAAACTGTGGATTCACATTTAAAGGAAAAGAAGCTCCTCAAATGTGTCCTGTTTGCGGTTATTCCCAAGCATTCTTTGAGATTAGGGCTAAAAATTACTAG
- the msrA gene encoding peptide-methionine (S)-S-oxide reductase MsrA: MIETIYFAGGCFWGVEGYFQRIPGVVKTEVGYANGETENPTYEEVCYRNTGHSEAVKVDYDEDKILLIELLNKYYQIIDPYSLNKQGNDIGTQYRTGIYTSNDTQMKIAKNFLNKKQQKTDRKIQIEVKPIKNFCRAEEYHQNYLEKNPNGYCHINLNEANQYSKSHLTPIQYEVTQNNGTELPNTGKYNDFDNPGLYVDIVSGEPLFLSTDKFQSNCGWPAFSKPVEKLNEKIDTSAGMIRTEVRSRKADSHLGHVFNDGPGGSTRYCINSAALKFIPYDQLEKEGYGKYKKILASNF; the protein is encoded by the coding sequence ATGATTGAAACAATATATTTTGCAGGAGGATGCTTTTGGGGTGTCGAAGGATATTTCCAAAGAATTCCTGGAGTTGTAAAAACAGAAGTGGGCTATGCAAATGGAGAAACTGAAAATCCTACATATGAAGAGGTATGCTACAGAAACACAGGACACAGTGAAGCTGTGAAAGTTGATTATGATGAAGATAAGATTCTTTTAATCGAACTTTTGAACAAATACTATCAAATTATTGACCCTTACTCATTGAATAAGCAAGGAAATGATATTGGAACCCAATATAGAACAGGAATATATACATCCAACGATACACAAATGAAGATTGCTAAAAATTTTCTAAACAAGAAACAGCAGAAGACAGACAGGAAAATCCAGATAGAAGTGAAGCCAATAAAAAACTTCTGCAGGGCAGAGGAATATCATCAAAACTATCTGGAAAAAAATCCAAATGGCTACTGCCACATAAACCTAAATGAAGCGAACCAATATTCAAAAAGTCATTTGACCCCAATACAATACGAAGTAACCCAAAACAATGGAACCGAACTTCCAAACACTGGAAAATACAATGACTTTGACAATCCAGGATTGTATGTGGACATAGTAAGTGGAGAACCGCTATTCCTTTCAACAGACAAGTTTCAATCAAATTGCGGATGGCCTGCATTCAGCAAACCAGTCGAAAAGCTAAATGAAAAAATAGACACCAGTGCCGGAATGATAAGAACAGAAGTTCGAAGCAGAAAGGCAGATTCCCATTTGGGCCATGTATTTAACGACGGCCCTGGAGGATCCACCAGATACTGCATAAATTCGGCAGCACTGAAATTCATTCCATATGACCAGCTTGAAAAAGAAGGATATGGAAAATATAAAAAAATATTAGCTAGTAATTTTTAG
- a CDS encoding succinylglutamate desuccinylase/aspartoacylase family protein, which translates to MKLKPLFILLLIIVSVLCISSASAEAIDLDYNDTGSLEAPVIGDNDLNENKNDVRIPTETPGIYTNDLTKHFRNESQFEVKVIGEDGYPVGEGALVDFTIKKVTYSLPTDEKGIATLPINLIPGTYEITAKYGSYVKTNKVNVLPPIVTNDLVTYYKGNEPFSATILGNDGKPISTAARVDFVIKEKTYTRYTSNGVASLPIGLHIGNWKITVKYGKYSVTNNIIIKNPIVTANLVKDFRDSRGFEATIHSTSNKTVGEGKAVKFTIGKTTYTRYTDENGTATLPIGLKTGTWQITTNYADLSVSNTIKVLPYVSTQDIVKYYNNEPSTFDVFVGGADGTPSAGIKVTIVANGVTYSKTTDKNGLATIPINFKLGNYTITTKCGEKTLTNNLEIRPTVLTDDRTMYHKCNQSFMATALDSNGNPVGEGEKVDFIIGKSTYTRYTDKNGTASIQIGLNPGNWQITTVYNKCSIANRIIVLSRLSPVEGNVETTYGTPKEFQVKLVDSTGKPFANQNVTFNVSGIEIINQTDDDGIATIGLNLTAGNYVIEYSADGITNKNTYTVKNFITLKAFKWGSKGDVTKNKVLMNNIKRTPLINQIIEAAKIGTPFLTIKGGEGDPIFITAGTHGNELPSQVAILKLITSLETTPVTGTVYIIPFLCPKITELNIRRFNGDDLNRVAHITNKVSNRVLTVMIQLNCTYYADFHSTQSPGIPGKDVIMGCASPTDTTDMVKSIANMSGVGTIIYKEAGDPYYGAIQDHANMAGIPSITCEVVSVPGSLDKNSDVKSLKQMNAYLKYTGMIA; encoded by the coding sequence ATGAAGCTAAAACCATTATTTATTCTACTTTTGATTATAGTTTCAGTCCTTTGCATTTCGTCTGCAAGTGCGGAAGCAATCGATTTGGATTATAATGATACAGGGAGTTTGGAAGCCCCTGTTATTGGCGATAACGATTTGAACGAAAATAAAAACGATGTTAGAATTCCAACTGAAACTCCTGGAATCTACACAAATGACCTGACAAAGCATTTCAGAAACGAATCACAGTTCGAGGTAAAGGTTATAGGTGAAGACGGATATCCTGTAGGTGAAGGAGCGTTGGTCGATTTCACAATCAAGAAGGTCACATACTCATTGCCAACAGATGAAAAGGGCATTGCAACCCTTCCGATTAACCTGATTCCAGGAACATATGAAATCACCGCAAAATACGGAAGCTACGTGAAAACAAACAAGGTCAACGTGCTGCCTCCAATCGTAACCAATGATCTTGTAACATATTACAAGGGCAACGAGCCATTTTCAGCCACAATTCTTGGAAACGACGGCAAGCCAATATCCACAGCAGCCCGAGTTGATTTCGTTATAAAGGAAAAGACTTACACCAGATACACCTCAAATGGCGTTGCAAGCCTTCCTATAGGATTGCATATTGGAAACTGGAAGATAACCGTTAAATACGGCAAGTACAGCGTGACAAACAACATAATAATCAAGAACCCTATTGTGACAGCCAACCTTGTAAAGGACTTCAGGGACTCAAGGGGTTTTGAAGCCACAATCCATTCTACATCCAACAAGACTGTGGGAGAAGGAAAGGCAGTAAAATTCACCATTGGAAAAACCACATATACAAGATATACCGATGAAAACGGAACAGCTACCCTTCCAATCGGATTGAAAACAGGAACCTGGCAGATAACCACCAATTACGCGGATTTAAGCGTGTCAAACACAATCAAGGTATTGCCATACGTTTCAACACAGGACATTGTGAAGTATTACAACAATGAACCGTCAACCTTCGATGTTTTCGTTGGAGGTGCAGACGGAACCCCATCAGCAGGAATTAAGGTAACCATAGTTGCAAATGGAGTGACATATTCAAAAACTACAGATAAAAATGGTTTAGCAACAATTCCGATTAATTTCAAGCTTGGAAATTATACAATAACCACCAAATGCGGTGAAAAAACACTCACAAACAATCTTGAAATACGTCCAACAGTACTGACCGATGACAGGACAATGTATCACAAGTGCAACCAATCATTCATGGCAACAGCTCTCGACAGCAACGGAAATCCTGTAGGGGAAGGTGAAAAAGTAGATTTCATCATTGGAAAATCCACATACACAAGATATACCGATAAAAACGGAACAGCAAGCATTCAGATAGGACTTAACCCAGGAAACTGGCAGATAACCACCGTCTACAACAAATGTTCCATTGCAAACAGAATCATTGTCCTTTCAAGACTCAGTCCAGTTGAAGGAAACGTTGAAACAACATATGGAACCCCTAAGGAATTCCAGGTAAAGCTTGTGGACAGTACAGGAAAGCCCTTTGCAAATCAGAACGTAACATTCAATGTAAGCGGAATCGAAATCATAAACCAGACCGACGATGATGGAATTGCCACAATCGGACTGAACCTTACAGCAGGAAACTATGTAATCGAGTATAGTGCTGACGGCATTACAAACAAAAACACATACACAGTCAAAAACTTTATAACCCTCAAGGCATTCAAGTGGGGCTCCAAAGGAGACGTTACCAAAAACAAAGTGCTCATGAACAATATCAAGAGAACACCGTTAATAAATCAGATTATTGAGGCTGCAAAAATAGGAACACCATTCTTAACCATAAAAGGAGGAGAGGGAGATCCTATTTTCATAACTGCAGGAACCCATGGAAACGAATTGCCTTCACAGGTAGCGATTCTAAAGTTGATTACATCATTAGAGACCACTCCAGTGACCGGAACTGTATACATTATACCATTCCTCTGTCCAAAGATAACAGAACTTAATATAAGACGTTTCAATGGAGATGATTTGAACAGGGTTGCCCACATCACCAATAAAGTATCCAATCGTGTGCTGACTGTTATGATACAGTTGAACTGTACTTACTATGCTGATTTTCATTCAACACAATCTCCAGGAATTCCAGGTAAGGATGTCATCATGGGATGCGCTTCACCGACAGACACAACTGATATGGTAAAATCTATTGCCAATATGTCCGGCGTAGGCACAATCATCTATAAGGAAGCTGGAGATCCGTATTATGGAGCTATTCAGGACCATGCAAACATGGCAGGAATACCTTCAATTACATGTGAAGTCGTATCTGTTCCAGGATCTTTAGATAAAAATAGTGATGTAAAGTCATTAAAACAGATGAATGCCTATTTAAAATATACAGGCATGATTGCATAA